A single window of Excalfactoria chinensis isolate bCotChi1 unplaced genomic scaffold, bCotChi1.hap2 Scaffold_380, whole genome shotgun sequence DNA harbors:
- the GEMIN7 gene encoding gem-associated protein 7: MRAQQPEVELRGNELSPMSVPMSILHLPHDPDGSGCVSSPTSPPHGAEPHKEVMEPHKKVMEPHKEVTEPHKEVMEPHKEVTEPHKEVAEPHKEVMEPHKEVGELHKEVGELHRKVAEPHKKVTGPHKEVAEPHKEVTGPHKEVMEPHKEVMEPHKEVMEPHKEVMELHKEVTEPHKEVMEPHKDVMEPHKEVAEAHKEVTGPHKEVTGPHKEVMELHKEVGEPHKEVMEPHKEVMEPHKEVTGPHKEVMEPHKEVTGPHKEVLPAAIQAIRAALRRRFLLALAAARGREVTFVLCQQGRVRALMGAARVPDGSEVHGGRRGVNGVLAFQVDELQTPLGVQKAALIRGRDVVAFGFQVGGEVRGK, translated from the exons ATGCGTGCGCAGCAACCGGAAGTGGAGCTGAGGGGCAACGAactgag CCCTATGTCCGTCCCTATGAGCATCCTCCACCTCCCACACGACCCTGATGGCTCCGGCTGCGTCTCCAGCCCCACATCTCCACCCCATGGGGCAGAACCCCATAAGGAAGTGATGGAACCCCATAAGAAAGTGATGGAACCCCATAAGGAAGTGACAGAACCCCATAAGGAAGTGATGGAACCCCATAAGGAAGTGACGGAACCCCATAAGGAAGTGGCAGAACCCCATAAGGAAGTGATGGAACCCCATAAGGAAGTGGGAGAACTCCATAAGGAAGTGGGAGAACTCCATAGGAAAGTGGCGGAACCCCATAAGAAAGTGACAGGACCCCATAAGGAAGTGGCAGAACCCCATAAGGAAGTGACAGGACCCCATAAGGAAGTGATGGAACCCCATAAGGAAGTGATGGAACCCCATAAGGAAGTGATGGAACCCCATAAGGAAGTGATGGAACTCCATAAGGAAGTGACGGAACCCCATAAGGAAGTGATGGAACCCCATAAGGATGTGATGGAACCCCATAAGGAAGTGGCAGAAGCCCATAAGGAAGTGACAGGACCCCATAAGGAAGTGACAGGACCCCATAAGGAAGTGATGGAACTCCATAAGGAAGTGGGAGAACCCCATAAGGAAGTGATGGAACCCCATAAGGAAGTGATGGAACCCCATAAGGAAGTAACAGGACCCCATAAGGAAGTGATGGAACCCCATAAGGAAGTAACAGGACCCCATAAGGAAGTGCTCCCCGCAGCCATCCAGGCCATCAGAGCCGCTTTACGTCGCCGTTTCCTGTTGGCTTTGGCTGCAGCTCGGGGCCGAGAGGTGACGTTTGTGTTGTGTCAGCAGGGGAGGGTCCGAGCTTTGATGGGGGCTGCGAGGGTCCCCGATGGCAGCGAGGTTCATGGGGGCCGCCGGGGGGTAAATGGGGTCTTGGCCTTCCAGGTGGATGAGCTGCAGACCCCCCTGGGGGTCCAGAAAGCGGCGCTGATAAGGGGGAGGGATGTGGTGGCGTTTGGGTTCCAGGTGGGGGGGGAAGTGAGGGGGAAGTAA